From one Bacillus sp. FJAT-42376 genomic stretch:
- a CDS encoding SH3 domain-containing protein, with product MAKKTASMVISFILLIAVLQGQPFPVHAAPKETAKILNDTLNIRKGPGLSYGIEAIARKNEAYSVIERKGDWVKLALPGNRTGWAASWLVQVQSSSQEDAIYSNAEDVRIRKGPGKQYPIIGTFPMGKKAKLVSRKGDWTSIAYEGTAGWISSQYASSNKKEEKSVSRSGLTGYITASSLYVRSAPAGESTLLGSVKKGTAVTILNTQSNWLRISYGGETGWVNREFVQTERINEVSGIVSADSLNVRQSASLNGTVSGKVRKNEKVIILEKKNGWAHIRFDRNQTGWVSALYIQKADTEKSAHNRSGTNKTIKLVSNGTNIRSSASVNSSVIARGTADTTYPVLSIQNDWYKISLPDGRTGYVAGWLAEDAESGKRISRPGESKSLKGKTIVIDPGHGGIDGGTAGSNGTLEKSLTMKTARYLEAALESEGANVISTRSSDLYISLQSRVRTSHLRAADAFISLHYDSSSSQTVRGMTVYYYHTPGRSLAAEVNDGLIRSTASKNRGVRFGDYHVIRENTRPAILIELGYLSSVTDEMTVNSNSFQQSAVRGITEGLNKYFSHE from the coding sequence ATGGCAAAAAAAACGGCAAGTATGGTTATAAGCTTCATTCTGCTCATTGCAGTTCTGCAGGGCCAGCCATTTCCTGTCCATGCAGCACCGAAGGAAACGGCTAAAATCTTGAATGATACCCTGAATATTCGCAAAGGACCTGGATTGAGCTACGGAATCGAAGCGATCGCACGGAAAAACGAAGCATACAGTGTCATTGAAAGAAAAGGGGATTGGGTTAAACTCGCCCTTCCGGGAAACAGAACAGGATGGGCTGCGAGCTGGCTTGTGCAGGTTCAGTCGTCCTCTCAGGAAGATGCAATCTATTCAAACGCTGAAGATGTCAGAATTCGCAAAGGACCTGGAAAGCAGTACCCCATCATCGGTACATTTCCAATGGGAAAGAAAGCAAAGCTTGTAAGCAGAAAAGGCGATTGGACAAGCATTGCTTACGAAGGAACGGCAGGCTGGATCTCATCACAGTATGCATCCTCTAATAAAAAAGAAGAAAAATCAGTTTCCCGTTCTGGACTTACAGGGTACATAACAGCTTCCTCTCTTTATGTCCGTTCTGCACCTGCGGGTGAAAGTACTCTGCTTGGTTCAGTAAAAAAAGGAACAGCGGTTACGATTTTAAACACACAAAGCAATTGGCTCCGCATCTCATATGGGGGAGAGACAGGCTGGGTTAACCGGGAATTCGTTCAGACCGAAAGAATCAACGAAGTGTCAGGAATTGTGTCAGCTGATTCCCTTAATGTCCGCCAGTCCGCTTCATTGAATGGAACCGTGTCGGGAAAAGTACGTAAAAACGAGAAAGTAATCATTTTGGAGAAGAAAAACGGGTGGGCTCATATTCGATTTGATCGTAACCAAACAGGCTGGGTATCTGCTCTATACATCCAGAAAGCAGATACTGAAAAATCCGCTCATAACCGCAGTGGAACGAATAAAACCATTAAACTGGTTTCAAACGGGACCAACATCCGCTCCTCTGCTTCAGTAAACAGTTCTGTCATAGCAAGAGGAACAGCCGATACGACGTATCCGGTTTTGTCGATTCAAAATGACTGGTATAAAATTTCTCTTCCGGATGGACGGACCGGTTATGTTGCAGGATGGCTTGCAGAGGATGCTGAATCCGGAAAAAGGATCAGCCGGCCGGGAGAATCGAAGTCGCTTAAAGGAAAAACCATTGTCATCGATCCCGGGCATGGGGGGATTGACGGTGGGACGGCCGGGAGTAACGGAACACTCGAAAAATCGTTAACAATGAAAACGGCCCGATATTTAGAGGCAGCATTGGAATCTGAAGGAGCGAATGTTATATCGACAAGAAGCTCTGATTTATACATCAGCCTTCAATCAAGAGTTCGCACTTCCCATCTCAGGGCAGCCGATGCCTTTATCAGCCTTCATTATGACAGCAGTTCCAGCCAGACAGTAAGAGGCATGACGGTTTACTATTACCATACACCCGGCCGCAGCTTAGCAGCGGAGGTCAATGACGGACTGATCCGCAGCACCGCCTCTAAAAACCGGGGTGTCCGATTCGGAGATTATCATGTGATCCGTGAGAACACGAGACCGGCTATTCTGATCGAGCTTGGTTATCTGAGCAGTGTGACAGATGAAATGACCGTAAACTCAAATTCCTTTCAGCAGAGCGCAGTGAGAGGGATTACCGAAGGTCTTAATAAGTATTTCAGTCATGAATAG
- a CDS encoding SDR family oxidoreductase produces MNSIKGKTAIITGASSGIGEAIARKLAGEGANIVLAARRQDRITALANELKESYSAEVLAVATDVTSKEDVEQLAKQAKEAFGQVDILVNNAGVMLLSFLKNDLVDQWEQMVDVNIKGVLFGVHAVLPGMLEAGSGHVVNVSSVAGHEVFPTSAVYSATKYAVRALSMGMEKELAETAIKVTNISPGAVQTELTNHITDEEVQGMFKKMVPEDMKPLNAEDIAEAVFYAVSQPEHVNVNEVIVRPTNQA; encoded by the coding sequence ATGAACTCAATTAAAGGTAAAACAGCCATCATTACAGGAGCAAGCAGCGGAATCGGCGAAGCCATCGCGAGAAAATTAGCCGGTGAAGGAGCCAACATCGTTCTGGCTGCCCGCCGCCAGGACCGGATTACAGCACTGGCAAACGAGCTGAAAGAATCCTATTCTGCAGAAGTTCTTGCAGTTGCAACAGATGTTACATCAAAAGAAGATGTGGAACAGCTGGCCAAGCAGGCGAAAGAAGCTTTCGGCCAGGTGGACATCCTTGTGAACAATGCAGGAGTGATGCTTCTGTCCTTCCTCAAAAATGATCTTGTCGATCAGTGGGAGCAGATGGTGGATGTCAATATTAAAGGAGTCTTATTCGGAGTCCATGCTGTCCTTCCAGGCATGCTGGAAGCGGGCAGCGGACATGTAGTCAACGTATCGTCTGTTGCCGGACACGAAGTATTCCCGACTTCAGCGGTTTACAGTGCGACAAAATACGCGGTCCGCGCTTTATCCATGGGAATGGAGAAAGAACTTGCGGAAACGGCTATTAAAGTCACAAATATATCTCCTGGAGCTGTACAGACTGAGCTGACCAATCATATTACGGATGAAGAAGTGCAGGGAATGTTCAAGAAAATGGTTCCGGAAGATATGAAGCCGCTGAATGCTGAAGATATTGCAGAAGCTGTATTTTATGCTGTATCCCAGCCGGAGCATGTAAACGTGAATGAAGTGATCGTGCGTCCGACCAATCAGGCGTAA
- the hisS gene encoding histidine--tRNA ligase codes for MAFQVPRGTQDILPGQSERWQFIENIAREVCSAYQYKEIRTPIFEHTELFLRSVGESTDIVQKEMYSFEDRKGRSITLRPEGTASAVRSYVENKMFANPQSPVKLYYIGPMFRYERPQAGRYRQFVQFGIEAIGSEDPAIDAEVISLAMNVYRKAGLKNLKLVINSLGDKDSRTAHREALIQHFQPRIGEFCSDCQKRLAQNPLRILDCKKDREHELVQTAPSILEFLNEDSTAYFDKVKFYLDELGIDYTVDKNLVRGLDYYNHTAFEIMSNADGFGAITTLAGGGRYNGLVKEMGGPENPGIGFAMSLERFLAAIDAEKAELPVDSSIDCYVAYMGEKAKDRSVSILNDLRQAGLSAERDYENKKLKGQFKAADRLKARFVAVLGDDELEREAITLKDMESGEQQEIAISELAPVILSRSK; via the coding sequence ATGGCATTTCAAGTTCCAAGAGGAACACAGGATATTTTGCCGGGACAGTCAGAACGGTGGCAATTTATCGAAAATATTGCAAGAGAAGTATGCAGCGCATATCAATATAAGGAAATCCGCACACCGATCTTCGAACATACGGAATTGTTTTTAAGAAGCGTAGGGGAATCAACCGATATTGTCCAAAAAGAGATGTACAGCTTTGAAGACAGGAAAGGGAGAAGCATAACACTGCGCCCTGAAGGTACCGCGTCCGCTGTACGCTCTTATGTAGAAAACAAGATGTTCGCAAATCCGCAATCCCCGGTCAAACTGTATTACATCGGTCCCATGTTCCGGTATGAGCGCCCGCAGGCAGGTCGCTACCGCCAATTTGTTCAATTTGGCATTGAGGCTATCGGAAGCGAAGATCCGGCTATCGATGCAGAGGTTATCTCTCTGGCAATGAATGTTTATAGAAAAGCCGGTCTTAAAAATCTGAAGCTTGTGATCAACAGTCTGGGAGACAAAGATAGCCGAACCGCTCACAGAGAGGCGCTGATTCAGCATTTTCAGCCGAGAATTGGGGAGTTTTGCTCAGACTGCCAAAAGCGGCTTGCTCAAAATCCTCTCCGGATCCTTGACTGCAAAAAAGACAGGGAGCATGAACTCGTTCAAACAGCACCTTCGATTCTTGAATTTTTAAATGAAGATTCAACCGCCTATTTTGATAAAGTAAAATTTTATCTCGATGAACTGGGCATTGACTACACAGTAGACAAAAACCTTGTCCGCGGACTTGATTACTACAATCATACGGCATTTGAAATCATGAGCAATGCCGATGGGTTCGGAGCGATTACGACTCTTGCGGGAGGCGGAAGATATAACGGGCTCGTTAAAGAAATGGGGGGTCCGGAAAACCCGGGCATTGGTTTTGCCATGAGTCTTGAACGGTTCCTCGCAGCAATCGATGCAGAAAAAGCAGAGCTTCCGGTGGATTCATCCATCGATTGCTACGTCGCCTATATGGGCGAAAAAGCCAAGGACCGGTCCGTTTCTATTTTAAATGATTTAAGACAAGCCGGTCTTTCAGCAGAGAGGGATTATGAGAACAAAAAACTGAAGGGCCAGTTCAAAGCGGCAGACCGGCTTAAGGCCAGATTTGTCGCTGTTCTTGGAGATGATGAACTGGAACGTGAAGCCATTACACTTAAAGATATGGAATCAGGTGAACAGCAGGAAATTGCGATTTCTGAACTTGCACCTGTTATTTTATCCCGCTCGAAGTGA
- a CDS encoding replication-associated recombination protein A, which translates to MKPLAYRMRPRTLDEIIGQKHLVGEGQIISRMVHARHLSSMILYGPPGIGKTSIATAIAGSTETAFRTLNAVIHNKKDMEIVAEEAKMSGKVILILDEVHRLDKAKQDFLLPHLENGRIVLIGATTSNPYHAINPAIRSRCQIFELKALTDTEIKEALTHAIADQERGFGKKHISIASEALDHLASASGGDVRSSLNALELAVLSTSEDEEGVIRIDVNTAEQCLQKKAFAHDKDGDAHYDVLSAFQKSIRGSDVNAALHYLGRLIEAGDLVSIARRLLVISYEDIGLASPQAGPRTLAAIESAERLGFPEARIPLANAVIELCLSPKSNSAYKALDEALADIRSGKSGDVPPHLKDAHYKGAGKLGRGIGYQYPHDFEAGWVKQQYLPDSLKNKVYYSPKTTGKFEQALAQVYNKLNGRTDRN; encoded by the coding sequence TTGAAGCCTCTTGCTTACAGAATGAGACCAAGAACCTTAGATGAAATCATTGGACAAAAGCACTTAGTGGGTGAAGGCCAGATCATATCCAGAATGGTTCATGCCAGACATCTGAGCTCTATGATCCTGTACGGTCCTCCAGGGATTGGAAAGACCTCCATTGCCACAGCAATTGCAGGGAGTACTGAAACAGCTTTTCGAACTTTAAATGCGGTCATCCATAATAAAAAAGATATGGAAATTGTGGCCGAAGAGGCGAAAATGTCAGGAAAAGTCATTTTGATTCTTGATGAGGTTCACCGTCTGGATAAGGCGAAACAGGATTTCCTTCTGCCTCATCTCGAAAATGGCCGGATTGTCCTGATTGGAGCGACAACAAGCAATCCTTATCATGCCATCAATCCTGCTATTCGAAGCCGCTGCCAGATTTTTGAACTCAAGGCTCTTACAGATACTGAAATTAAAGAAGCGTTAACCCATGCGATTGCGGATCAGGAAAGAGGGTTTGGAAAGAAGCACATCTCAATTGCTTCTGAAGCACTTGATCATCTTGCTTCCGCCAGCGGAGGCGATGTGAGATCATCGTTAAATGCATTAGAGCTCGCCGTGCTTTCCACATCTGAGGATGAGGAGGGAGTCATCAGAATTGATGTAAATACAGCAGAACAGTGTCTGCAAAAAAAGGCCTTTGCCCACGATAAAGATGGGGATGCCCATTATGATGTTCTATCCGCTTTTCAAAAATCGATTAGAGGATCGGATGTTAATGCTGCCCTGCACTATCTCGGACGGCTGATTGAAGCAGGGGACCTTGTCAGTATTGCAAGAAGGCTTCTCGTGATTTCATATGAAGATATTGGACTGGCAAGCCCGCAAGCCGGTCCGCGCACCCTTGCAGCAATTGAATCGGCTGAGCGGCTGGGATTCCCGGAAGCCCGGATTCCTCTCGCTAACGCCGTTATTGAATTATGTCTTTCCCCGAAATCAAATTCTGCCTATAAAGCATTGGATGAAGCTCTCGCGGATATCCGGTCAGGCAAATCCGGGGATGTCCCTCCCCATTTGAAAGATGCCCATTATAAAGGCGCAGGAAAACTGGGAAGAGGAATCGGCTATCAGTACCCCCATGATTTTGAAGCCGGCTGGGTGAAACAGCAGTATCTGCCTGATTCTTTAAAAAATAAAGTCTATTATTCGCCGAAAACGACCGGCAAATTTGAGCAGGCACTCGCTCAAGTCTATAATAAACTGAACGGACGAACGGATCGAAACTAA
- the dtd gene encoding D-aminoacyl-tRNA deacylase, translating to MKIVLQRVKEAEVTVSGSTAGKIGRGIMVLVGVTHDDAEQDAVYLAEKLANLRIFEDESGKMNRSILDEKGEVLSVSQFTLYGECRKGRRPNFMGAAKPDAAEPLYEKFNQELRKSGLTVETGVFGSMMDVSLINEGPVTLIIDSADRGK from the coding sequence ATGAAAATTGTTCTTCAGCGGGTAAAAGAAGCGGAAGTGACAGTAAGCGGGAGCACGGCCGGAAAAATAGGCCGGGGAATCATGGTTCTCGTAGGAGTAACACATGATGATGCGGAACAGGACGCTGTGTATTTGGCTGAAAAACTTGCCAATCTCCGGATTTTTGAGGATGAATCCGGAAAAATGAACCGTTCGATTCTTGATGAAAAAGGGGAGGTGCTTTCTGTTTCGCAGTTTACCCTTTACGGAGAATGCCGAAAGGGTAGAAGGCCCAATTTTATGGGTGCTGCTAAACCAGATGCTGCAGAGCCCCTGTACGAGAAATTCAATCAGGAACTCCGCAAGTCCGGTTTAACGGTTGAAACAGGCGTATTCGGTTCAATGATGGATGTCTCACTCATTAACGAAGGTCCCGTCACCCTGATTATCGATAGTGCTGACCGGGGGAAATAG
- a CDS encoding cysteine desulfurase family protein, with translation MSRIYLDHAATSPMHPAVIDTMTSFMSETFGNPSSIHAHGRESRRTLDMARDEIASLIGARATEIIFTSGGTEADNLAILGTAYARRSKGNHIITTSIEHHAVLHTCEFLEKEGFRVTYLPVNEHGEISLEDFARELTDETILVTIMYGNNEVGSLQPIREIGEMLKNHQAYFHTDAVQAFGVVKLDVTELQADLLSVSGHKLNGPKGIGFLYAKSGLKLKPRAFGGEQELKRRAGTENAPGAAGLHRAAVLSEQAREEKVREYKAMKTKMTDVFKAEGISFEVNGSAERSLPHILNVFFPGTNVESFLVHLDLEGISASSGSACTAGSIDPSHVLTAMFGDHSNRPASSIRFSFGLGNTVEQVEQAAHKIAAIVKRLTA, from the coding sequence ATGTCACGAATTTATCTGGATCACGCAGCGACATCCCCAATGCATCCAGCTGTTATAGATACGATGACGTCCTTCATGTCCGAAACGTTTGGCAATCCATCGAGCATTCATGCACATGGAAGAGAGAGCAGACGGACGCTGGACATGGCGAGAGATGAGATAGCTTCCCTTATCGGTGCCAGGGCAACAGAAATTATTTTTACAAGCGGCGGCACGGAAGCAGATAATTTAGCCATTTTGGGTACAGCCTATGCGCGGCGTTCGAAGGGAAACCATATCATTACAACCTCCATTGAGCATCATGCTGTTCTTCATACATGCGAGTTTCTGGAGAAGGAAGGCTTCAGGGTCACCTATCTTCCAGTAAATGAACATGGAGAGATCTCTCTTGAGGACTTTGCGAGAGAACTGACAGATGAGACGATCCTTGTTACGATTATGTATGGAAATAATGAGGTTGGATCACTGCAGCCAATCAGAGAAATCGGTGAAATGCTCAAAAACCATCAGGCCTATTTCCATACGGATGCGGTTCAGGCATTCGGGGTAGTCAAACTTGATGTCACCGAGCTTCAGGCAGATTTGCTCTCTGTATCAGGACACAAGCTGAATGGGCCAAAAGGGATTGGTTTCTTATATGCCAAGTCCGGTTTAAAGCTTAAACCGCGTGCATTCGGCGGAGAGCAGGAGCTTAAAAGACGGGCTGGAACAGAAAATGCGCCGGGGGCTGCCGGCCTGCACAGAGCGGCTGTGCTTTCCGAACAGGCCCGTGAAGAAAAAGTGCGCGAATACAAAGCGATGAAAACGAAAATGACGGATGTTTTTAAGGCTGAAGGTATTTCGTTTGAGGTGAACGGTTCAGCGGAACGAAGTCTTCCTCATATATTGAATGTGTTCTTTCCGGGCACGAATGTCGAATCATTTCTTGTACACCTTGATTTGGAAGGGATATCGGCATCCAGCGGTTCGGCCTGTACAGCAGGCTCCATTGATCCATCCCACGTCCTTACTGCCATGTTCGGAGACCATTCAAACAGACCGGCTTCTTCCATTCGATTCAGCTTCGGACTCGGAAACACGGTTGAACAAGTGGAGCAGGCTGCTCATAAAATAGCCGCGATCGTGAAACGGCTAACAGCTTAG
- a CDS encoding Rrf2 family transcriptional regulator: MKISTKGRYGLTIMIELAKKHGDGPTSLKSIAKTNDLSEHYLEQLIAPLRNAGLVKSIRGAYGGYVLGDEPENITSGDIIRVLEGPISPVEVLEDEEPAKRELWIRIRDAVKDVLDSTTLEDLASYSDGEQESYMFYI; the protein is encoded by the coding sequence TTGAAAATATCGACAAAAGGCCGTTACGGTCTGACCATTATGATTGAACTGGCAAAAAAACATGGAGATGGGCCAACTTCATTAAAAAGTATTGCCAAGACAAATGATTTGTCCGAACATTATTTAGAGCAGCTAATCGCACCGCTCAGAAATGCAGGTCTTGTAAAAAGCATCAGAGGGGCATATGGCGGCTACGTTCTGGGCGATGAACCGGAAAACATTACGTCAGGAGACATTATCCGGGTGCTGGAAGGACCAATCAGTCCGGTCGAAGTCCTTGAGGATGAAGAGCCGGCTAAGCGCGAATTATGGATCCGGATCCGTGATGCTGTTAAGGATGTTCTTGACAGCACAACACTTGAAGATCTTGCCAGCTACTCTGACGGTGAGCAGGAATCCTATATGTTTTATATATAA
- the aspS gene encoding aspartate--tRNA ligase, translated as MFGRSYYCGEVLPEAIGEKVVLKGWVQKRRDLGGLIFIDLRDRTGIVQIVVNPEEAKEAWETANSVRSEFVLDIEGTVTQRAEGTVNSNLKTGSVEVHASSVSILNTSKTPPFMIEDKSEEVSEDVRLKYRYLDLRRPALFNTIKMRHEVTKALRSFLDQDGFLDVETPVLTKSTPEGARDYLVPSRVHEGEFYALPQSPQLFKQLLMVSGFDKYYQIARCFRDEDLRADRQPEFTQIDIEASFMSQDQIIEMSEKMMAHVMKTVKGMDIELPLPRMGYDEAMARYGSDKPDTRFDMELINVSELVAESGFKVFSSAVESGGEVKAITVKGGASKYSRKDIDALTEFVKPYGAKGLAWLKHEEDGLKGPIAKFFGEEEQTALIQTAQSETGDLLLFVADKKSVVADALGALRLKLGKELGLIDESKFHFLWVVDWPLFEFDEKENRYYAAHHPFTMPVREDLHKFESDPAGMKAQAYDLVLNGYELGGGSIRIFEKDIQEKMFALLGMSKEQTEDQFGFLLEAFEYGVPPHGGIALGLDRMVMLLAGRSNLRDTIAFPKTASASCLLTDAPGQASDAQLDDLHIARKTK; from the coding sequence ATGTTTGGAAGGTCTTATTATTGCGGGGAAGTTTTGCCGGAAGCTATTGGTGAAAAAGTTGTGCTTAAAGGATGGGTGCAAAAGCGCCGTGATCTTGGAGGGCTGATTTTTATCGATTTGCGCGACAGGACAGGTATTGTGCAGATCGTTGTTAATCCTGAAGAAGCAAAAGAAGCGTGGGAAACAGCAAACAGTGTGCGGAGTGAATTTGTTCTTGATATTGAAGGGACGGTTACACAGCGCGCAGAGGGTACAGTCAATTCGAATTTAAAGACCGGAAGTGTAGAAGTGCACGCTTCATCCGTTTCGATTTTGAATACATCTAAAACTCCTCCTTTCATGATTGAGGACAAATCAGAAGAGGTATCCGAAGATGTCCGTCTCAAATACCGCTATTTGGATTTAAGAAGACCGGCTTTATTCAATACCATTAAAATGCGCCATGAAGTGACAAAAGCACTGCGGTCATTCCTTGATCAAGATGGATTCCTTGATGTTGAAACGCCTGTCCTTACGAAAAGCACGCCGGAAGGGGCAAGGGATTATTTAGTGCCCAGCCGTGTGCATGAAGGCGAGTTTTATGCCCTGCCTCAATCCCCTCAGCTGTTCAAACAGCTGCTGATGGTTTCAGGCTTTGATAAGTATTATCAAATTGCCCGCTGCTTCCGTGATGAAGATTTAAGAGCTGACCGCCAGCCTGAATTCACCCAAATTGATATAGAGGCTTCCTTTATGAGTCAGGACCAAATTATCGAAATGTCCGAGAAAATGATGGCGCATGTGATGAAAACAGTGAAAGGCATGGATATTGAGCTTCCGCTTCCGAGAATGGGCTACGATGAGGCTATGGCCCGCTACGGCTCAGATAAGCCTGACACACGCTTCGACATGGAACTGATCAATGTATCTGAACTGGTTGCAGAAAGCGGATTTAAAGTGTTCAGCAGCGCAGTTGAATCCGGTGGAGAAGTAAAGGCCATTACAGTAAAAGGCGGAGCATCGAAATATTCAAGAAAAGACATCGATGCATTGACTGAATTCGTGAAGCCGTATGGAGCAAAAGGATTGGCCTGGCTGAAACATGAAGAAGACGGCTTAAAAGGGCCGATTGCTAAATTTTTCGGCGAAGAAGAACAGACAGCATTGATCCAGACAGCACAATCAGAAACCGGAGATCTTCTCCTGTTTGTAGCGGATAAGAAATCCGTTGTGGCAGATGCTCTGGGAGCACTTCGTCTTAAGCTCGGCAAAGAACTGGGACTCATCGATGAAAGCAAGTTTCATTTCCTTTGGGTAGTGGACTGGCCTCTCTTTGAATTTGATGAAAAAGAAAACCGCTATTATGCTGCCCATCATCCGTTTACGATGCCTGTCAGGGAGGATTTGCATAAATTTGAAAGCGATCCTGCGGGGATGAAAGCACAAGCCTACGATCTAGTGCTGAACGGGTATGAGCTCGGCGGAGGGTCGATCCGGATATTTGAAAAAGACATTCAGGAAAAAATGTTTGCCTTGCTTGGGATGAGCAAAGAACAGACTGAAGACCAGTTTGGGTTCCTCCTTGAAGCATTTGAATATGGAGTTCCTCCGCATGGCGGAATCGCTCTTGGACTTGACCGTATGGTGATGCTGCTCGCGGGCAGAAGCAACCTGCGCGATACCATTGCATTTCCAAAAACAGCGAGTGCAAGCTGTCTGCTGACAGATGCTCCGGGGCAGGCAAGCGACGCTCAGCTTGATGATCTTCACATCGCAAGAAAAACGAAATAA
- a CDS encoding tRNA threonylcarbamoyladenosine dehydratase produces the protein MLHQFSRNELAIGKEGIEILKNSTVAVLGIGGVGSFSAEALARSGVGRLVLVDKDDVDITNVNRQIHALVSTVGKPKADLMRDRIKEINPDCDVISLKMFYTEETYEEFFSYGLDYVIDASDTISYKIHLMKECLNRNIPIISSMGAANKTDPTRFKVADISKTHTDPIAKVIRTRLRKDRIHKGIEVVFSDESPIVIREDVRKVVGKDDAPIRKAKMPPSSNAWVPSVAGLIMGGHVIMKLLKDIKISRVND, from the coding sequence GTGCTGCACCAGTTTTCGCGAAATGAATTAGCCATTGGAAAAGAAGGCATTGAGATATTAAAAAACAGCACGGTTGCTGTGCTCGGCATCGGAGGCGTCGGTTCCTTTTCTGCAGAGGCGCTCGCCCGTTCCGGTGTCGGCCGTTTAGTGCTTGTCGATAAAGATGATGTGGATATTACGAATGTAAATCGGCAAATCCATGCCCTTGTTTCAACCGTAGGCAAGCCGAAAGCGGATTTAATGAGAGACCGGATTAAGGAAATCAATCCTGACTGCGATGTTATCTCTTTGAAAATGTTTTATACCGAAGAAACATATGAAGAATTTTTCAGCTATGGCCTGGATTACGTGATTGATGCATCTGACACAATTTCGTACAAAATTCATCTTATGAAGGAATGTTTAAACCGAAATATACCAATTATTTCGAGCATGGGTGCGGCAAACAAAACAGATCCAACGCGGTTTAAAGTGGCGGATATATCCAAAACCCACACAGATCCCATCGCAAAAGTCATCCGGACAAGATTAAGGAAAGACCGGATTCATAAAGGAATAGAAGTTGTATTTTCCGATGAAAGCCCGATTGTCATCCGGGAAGACGTCCGCAAAGTGGTAGGGAAGGACGATGCACCAATCCGCAAAGCCAAAATGCCTCCGTCCTCCAATGCATGGGTACCGTCTGTTGCAGGCCTGATTATGGGCGGACATGTGATCATGAAACTGCTGAAAGATATCAAAATAAGCAGAGTAAACGACTGA